A window of Anolis sagrei isolate rAnoSag1 chromosome 13, rAnoSag1.mat, whole genome shotgun sequence contains these coding sequences:
- the ANGPTL7 gene encoding angiopoietin-related protein 7: protein MPSASSLQLAWFFALTVCLAISPAWLQKPPKRKVVNGNPKAAACCEELKEMKVQVANLSAWIEEMSKKQDAELGSALVQVIQLEGSLKRMDLRLNDVEGKYSEMNNQLGIVQLQAAQTVTQTSADAVYDCSSLYQRNYRTSGVYRLLPDEFLGTPELQVYCDMETEGGGWTIIQRRKVGLISFSRDWKQYKQGFGSIQGDFWLGNEHIHRLTMRPTMLRVELEDWNGNTRYAQYSQFVMSNELNSYRLFLANFSGNVPHDSMRYHNNTAFSTKDKDNDKCVDHCAQLRKGGYWYNCCTDSNLNGVYYRNGEHNKSTDGITWYGWYGKTYSLKRVEMKIRPTDFKAQGDTNKVE, encoded by the exons ATGCCAAGTGCCTCGAGTCTCCAACTTGCATGGTTCTTCGCCTTGACCGTCTGTTTGGCCATCTCCCCAGCCTGGCTGCAGAAACCCCCCAAGAGGAAGGTGGTCAACGGGAACCCCAAAGCCGCCGCCTGTTGCGAGGAGCTGAAGGAGATGAAGGTCCAGGTGGCCAACCTCTCGGCATGGATCGAGGAGATGAGCAAGAAGCAGGATGCCGAGCTGGGCAGTGCCCTCGTGCAGGTCATCCAGCTGGAAGGCAGCCTCAAGCGCATGGACCTGCGCCTCAATGACGTGGAAGGGAAGTACTCCGAGATGAACAACCAGCTGGGCATCGTCCAGCTCCAGGCGGCACAGACTGTCACCCAAACGTCTGCAG ATGCTGTGTACGACTGCTCATCCCTTTACCAGAGGAATTACAGAACTTCAGGGGTATACAGACTCCTTCCAGATGAATTCCTGGGGACCCCAGAACTACAG GTCTACTGCGACATGGAGACGGAGGGCGGAGGATGGACCATCATCCAGAGGCGTAAAGTGGGCCTGATCTCCTTCAGCCGAGACTGGAAGCAGTACAAGCAAGGCTTTGGCAGCATCCAGGGTGACTTCTGGCTGGGAAATGAGCACATCCACCGGCTCACCATGCGCCCAACCATGCTGAGAGTGGAACTGGAG GACTGGAATGGCAACACCCGTTACGCCCAGTACAGCCAGTTTGTGATGAGCAACGAGCTGAACAGCTACCGCCTGTTCCTGGCCAATTTCAGTGGCAATGTGCCCCATGACTCCATGCGGTACCACAACAACACAGCCTTCAGCACCAAGGACAAGGACAACGACAAGTGTGTGGATCACTGCGCACAATTACGCAAGG GAGGCTACTGGTACAACTGCTGTACAGACTCCAACCTGAACGGCGTTTACTACCGCAACGGCGAACACAACAAGAGCACAGACGGCATCACTTGGTACGGCTGGTACGGCAAAACCTACTCCCTGAAGAGGGTCGAGATGAAGATCCGGCCCACAGACTTCAAAGCCCAGGGCGACACCAACAAAGTTGAGTAA